The Pseudomonas berkeleyensis genome includes a region encoding these proteins:
- the uvrD gene encoding DNA helicase II, which translates to MQNDLEQKLKTLNPAQYHAVTTPPGHQLVLAGAGSGKTRVLVHRIAFLIQSLNVSPHSILSVTFTNKAAAEMRHRIEDMLGQNPAGMWVGTFHGLAHRLLRAHWQEAKLAENFQILDSDDQQRLIKRVIRELGLDEQRWPAKQAQWFINEQKDEGIRPQGIQASGDLFLATMRSIYEAYEAACARTGVIDFAELLLRALDLWRDNAGLLAHYQKRFRHILVDEFQDTNAVQYAWLRFLAKGGESLMVVGDDDQSIYGWRGAKIENIQQFDSDFADAEIIRLEQNYRSTANILNAANALIANNQGRLGKELRTDVGDGELLSLYSAFNEHDEARYVVETIEDALRKDGLKRSEIAILYRSNAQSRVLEEALLREKIPYRIYGGQRFFERAEIKNAMAYLRLLDGRGNDAALERIINVPTRGIGEKTIETIREYARAHDVHMWEAIRLMLAVKALPGRASAALAGFIELIENLAEQVLAMPLHQMTQVVIEKSGLLAYHEAEKGEKGQARVENLEELVSAARTFENDEDDELTPLQAFLTHASLEAGDTQAAENEDSIQLMTLHSAKGLEFPLVFLVGMEEGLFPHKMSLEEPGRLEEERRLAYVGITRAMQKLVISYAETRRLYGSETYNKVSRFVREIPAPLIQEVRLSNSVSRPMSNSSMSGSSLFAGSAVPETPFSLGQRVSHSLFGEGTILNFEGAGAQARVQVNFESEGSKWLMLAYAKLQAL; encoded by the coding sequence GTACCACGCGGTCACCACACCGCCGGGTCATCAACTGGTGCTGGCCGGTGCCGGCTCGGGCAAGACCCGCGTGCTGGTGCACCGCATCGCCTTCCTGATCCAGAGCCTGAATGTCTCGCCGCACAGCATTCTGTCGGTGACCTTCACCAACAAGGCCGCCGCCGAGATGCGCCATCGCATCGAGGACATGCTCGGGCAAAACCCGGCCGGCATGTGGGTCGGTACGTTCCACGGCCTGGCTCACCGTCTGCTGCGCGCACACTGGCAGGAGGCGAAGCTGGCCGAGAACTTCCAGATTCTCGACTCCGATGACCAGCAACGCCTGATCAAGCGGGTGATCCGCGAGCTGGGCCTGGACGAGCAACGCTGGCCAGCCAAGCAGGCGCAGTGGTTCATCAACGAGCAGAAGGACGAAGGCATCCGTCCGCAAGGCATCCAGGCCAGCGGCGACCTGTTCCTGGCCACCATGCGCAGCATCTATGAAGCCTACGAGGCGGCCTGCGCACGCACCGGGGTGATCGACTTCGCCGAGCTGCTGCTGCGCGCGCTCGACCTGTGGCGCGACAATGCCGGCCTGCTGGCGCATTACCAGAAGCGCTTCCGGCATATCCTGGTCGACGAATTCCAGGATACCAACGCCGTGCAGTACGCCTGGCTGCGCTTTCTCGCCAAGGGCGGCGAGAGCCTGATGGTGGTGGGTGACGACGACCAGTCGATCTACGGCTGGCGCGGCGCGAAAATCGAGAACATCCAGCAGTTCGACAGTGATTTCGCCGATGCCGAGATCATTCGCCTGGAGCAGAACTACCGCTCCACGGCAAACATCCTCAACGCGGCCAACGCCCTGATCGCCAACAACCAGGGGCGTCTTGGCAAGGAGCTGCGTACCGACGTAGGCGATGGCGAGCTGTTGAGCCTGTATTCCGCCTTCAACGAACACGATGAAGCGCGCTACGTGGTCGAGACGATCGAGGACGCCCTGCGCAAGGACGGCCTCAAACGCAGCGAAATCGCCATTCTGTATCGCTCCAACGCCCAGTCGCGAGTGCTGGAAGAAGCGCTGCTGCGCGAGAAGATCCCCTACCGCATCTACGGCGGCCAGCGCTTCTTCGAGCGCGCCGAGATCAAGAACGCCATGGCCTACCTGCGCCTGCTCGACGGCCGCGGCAACGATGCGGCGCTGGAGCGCATCATCAATGTGCCAACGCGCGGCATTGGCGAGAAGACCATCGAGACCATCCGCGAGTACGCCCGCGCCCATGATGTGCACATGTGGGAGGCGATCCGCCTGATGCTGGCGGTCAAGGCTCTGCCGGGTCGGGCGTCCGCCGCACTGGCCGGTTTCATCGAGCTGATCGAGAACCTGGCCGAGCAGGTATTGGCCATGCCGCTGCACCAGATGACCCAGGTGGTCATCGAGAAAAGCGGCCTGCTCGCCTATCACGAAGCGGAAAAGGGCGAGAAGGGCCAGGCCCGGGTAGAGAACCTCGAGGAACTGGTCAGCGCCGCGCGTACCTTCGAGAACGACGAAGACGACGAGCTGACTCCGCTGCAGGCCTTCCTCACCCACGCCTCGCTGGAGGCCGGGGATACCCAGGCCGCCGAGAACGAGGACAGCATTCAACTGATGACCCTGCACAGCGCCAAAGGCCTGGAGTTCCCTCTGGTATTCCTGGTCGGCATGGAAGAGGGTCTGTTCCCGCACAAGATGAGCCTGGAAGAACCGGGCCGACTGGAAGAAGAACGCCGCCTGGCCTATGTCGGCATTACCCGTGCCATGCAGAAGCTGGTGATCAGTTACGCCGAGACCCGGCGTCTCTACGGTAGCGAGACCTACAACAAGGTCTCGCGCTTTGTCCGCGAAATTCCCGCGCCACTGATTCAGGAAGTGCGTCTCTCCAACAGCGTCAGCCGCCCCATGAGCAACAGCTCGATGAGTGGCAGCAGCCTGTTCGCCGGCAGCGCCGTGCCGGAGACCCCCTTCAGCCTGGGCCAGCGCGTCTCGCACAGCCTGTTCGGCGAAGGCACCATTCTCAATTTCGAGGGTGCCGGCGCACAGGCAAGGGTGCAGGTGAATTTCGAAAGCGAAGGCAGTAAATGGCTGATGCTGGCATATGCCAAGCTGCAAGCCCTGTAG
- a CDS encoding TRAP transporter substrate-binding protein: MNRRNLFGAALALMAAIGLVGCKDDKAGSEPAAASAAPAQTFHWKMVTAWPKNYPGLGTAAERLADRINAMSAGRLTVKVYAAGELVPALEVFDAVSRGTAEMGHGTPYYWKGKVPAAQFFSSVPFGLSTLEMNAWLSHGGGQALWDETYAPFGVKPLSAGNTTMQMGGWFNKEINTLADIQGLKIRMPGLGGEVWSKLGAITVNLPGGEIFTSLQTGAIDATDWVSPYNDLAFGLHQAAKYYYFPGWQEPQAVVESMVNQKAFDALPADLQAIVVEAARASTLDMMDDYVFNNAKALQNLKDHGVQFKRFPDEVLQAMRQQSEEVLDALAAENDLNARILNSQRAFLKEASAMHELSEKELYNWR; the protein is encoded by the coding sequence ATGAATCGCCGCAACCTGTTCGGCGCTGCCCTGGCCCTGATGGCCGCCATTGGCCTGGTCGGCTGCAAGGACGACAAGGCAGGCAGTGAACCAGCCGCCGCCAGCGCAGCCCCGGCGCAGACTTTCCACTGGAAAATGGTCACCGCCTGGCCGAAGAACTACCCGGGCCTCGGCACCGCAGCCGAACGCCTGGCCGACCGTATCAACGCCATGAGCGCCGGGCGCCTGACCGTCAAGGTCTATGCCGCCGGTGAACTGGTTCCCGCCCTCGAAGTGTTCGACGCGGTCTCCCGCGGCACCGCCGAGATGGGCCACGGCACCCCCTACTACTGGAAGGGCAAGGTACCGGCCGCGCAATTCTTCAGCAGCGTGCCGTTCGGCCTCTCCACCCTGGAAATGAACGCCTGGCTCAGCCACGGTGGTGGCCAGGCCCTGTGGGACGAGACCTACGCGCCGTTCGGCGTGAAACCGCTGTCGGCCGGCAACACCACCATGCAGATGGGTGGCTGGTTCAACAAGGAAATCAACACCCTGGCCGATATCCAGGGTCTGAAGATCCGCATGCCGGGCCTCGGCGGCGAAGTCTGGAGCAAGCTGGGTGCGATCACCGTCAACCTGCCCGGTGGTGAAATCTTCACCTCGCTGCAGACCGGTGCCATCGATGCCACCGACTGGGTCAGCCCCTACAACGACCTGGCCTTCGGCCTGCACCAGGCGGCCAAGTACTACTACTTCCCGGGCTGGCAGGAGCCACAGGCAGTGGTCGAGTCCATGGTCAACCAGAAGGCCTTCGACGCCCTGCCGGCTGACCTGCAGGCCATCGTCGTCGAAGCCGCCCGTGCCTCGACTCTGGACATGATGGACGACTACGTCTTCAACAATGCCAAGGCGCTGCAGAACCTCAAGGATCACGGCGTGCAGTTCAAGCGCTTCCCTGACGAAGTGCTGCAGGCCATGCGTCAGCAGTCCGAAGAGGTGCTCGATGCCCTGGCAGCCGAGAACGACCTCAACGCGCGCATCCTGAACTCGCAGAGAGCCTTCCTCAAGGAAGCCAGCGCCATGCACGAGCTCTCCGAGAAAGAGCTGTACAACTGGCGTTGA
- a CDS encoding TRAP transporter substrate-binding protein, with the protein MRLASLLLLPLLAFGLIGCKDDAKPATAAAAPAQSFHWKMVTTWPKNAPGTGMAAERLAERINAMSAGRLTVKIYAAGELVPALEVFDAVSRGTAELGHGTPYYWKGKVPAAQFFGAVPFGLSTLEMNAWLSHGGGQALWDEAYAPFGLKPLTAGNSTMQMGGWFNKEINSLDDIKGLKIRMPGLGGEVWSRLGATTVVLPGGEIFTSLQSGAIDATDWVSPYNDLAFGLHKAAKYYYYPGWQEPQSVLELLINQKAFDALPADLQAIVTEAARAATLDMMDDYVFHNALALDELKKSGTLLKRFPDEVLQAMQRETDQVLGDLAAQSELNGRIWASMKAFQALATSMHALSERELYDWR; encoded by the coding sequence ATGCGCCTTGCCTCCCTGCTGCTTCTGCCCCTGCTCGCCTTCGGCCTGATCGGCTGCAAGGATGACGCGAAACCTGCCACGGCGGCCGCCGCGCCTGCGCAGAGTTTCCACTGGAAAATGGTCACCACCTGGCCGAAGAACGCGCCGGGCACCGGCATGGCCGCCGAGCGGCTGGCCGAGCGCATCAACGCCATGAGCGCTGGTCGCCTGACCGTGAAGATCTACGCCGCAGGCGAACTGGTACCGGCCCTCGAGGTGTTCGACGCGGTATCGCGCGGCACCGCCGAGCTCGGCCACGGCACCCCCTATTACTGGAAAGGCAAAGTGCCCGCCGCGCAGTTCTTCGGCGCCGTGCCCTTTGGCCTGTCCACCCTGGAAATGAACGCCTGGCTCAGCCACGGTGGTGGTCAGGCCCTGTGGGACGAGGCCTACGCGCCCTTCGGCCTCAAACCACTGACCGCCGGCAACAGCACCATGCAGATGGGCGGCTGGTTCAACAAGGAAATCAACAGCCTGGATGACATCAAGGGTTTGAAGATCCGCATGCCGGGCCTCGGCGGCGAAGTCTGGAGCCGGCTTGGCGCCACCACCGTGGTGCTGCCGGGCGGCGAAATCTTCACCTCGTTGCAAAGCGGCGCCATCGACGCCACCGACTGGGTCAGCCCCTACAACGACCTGGCCTTCGGCCTGCACAAGGCAGCCAAGTATTACTACTACCCCGGCTGGCAGGAGCCGCAGTCGGTGCTGGAACTGCTGATCAACCAGAAGGCCTTCGACGCCCTGCCAGCGGATCTGCAGGCCATCGTCACCGAAGCGGCGCGCGCCGCCACCCTCGACATGATGGATGACTATGTCTTCCACAATGCCCTGGCGCTGGACGAGCTGAAGAAGAGCGGCACGCTGCTCAAGCGCTTCCCCGACGAAGTGCTGCAGGCCATGCAGCGCGAAACCGATCAGGTACTGGGCGACCTGGCCGCGCAGAGCGAATTGAACGGTCGCATCTGGGCCTCGATGAAAGCCTTCCAGGCACTCGCCACCTCGATGCACGCCTTGTCCGAGAGAGAGCTGTACGACTGGCGCTGA